From Propionispora vibrioides, the proteins below share one genomic window:
- the scfB gene encoding thioether cross-link-forming SCIFF peptide maturase, protein MEHNQLIHKFHINGVYVLLDINSGAVHIVDEAVYHILDVFTGDNDEAVIATYALTYGVEAVREILDELHELIEQGLLFSSELEVPPTFSEKPIVKSLCLHVAHDCNLRCTYCFAGTGDFGHGRSLMPKEIGERAVDFIIEHSGPRRHCEIDFFGGEPLLNMETVRHVVDYVRRREQETGKIFKLTLTTNGVLLRDEIIQYLNDNNISLVLSLDGRREVHDRMRPFAGGRGSFEPVLNNVRRAIESRNGENYFLRGTFTANNLDFAADVLAMADMGFDQLSVEPVVGKDVDYALTEEHLPVLFEQYELLAEEYIRRMLDGKGFNFFHFNMDIHHGPCVAKRLSGCGAGHEYFAVTPDGDLYPCHQFVGREDYLLGNVFDGVQNKELPDQFRQMHVLNKEACRNCWARFYCSGGCHANAQLFHDRIDQPYELGCELQKKRVECALMIQARLAMLKRFDV, encoded by the coding sequence ATGGAACATAATCAATTAATTCATAAATTTCATATCAATGGTGTGTATGTGCTGCTGGATATCAACAGCGGGGCCGTGCATATCGTTGATGAAGCGGTGTATCATATTTTGGATGTGTTTACCGGCGACAACGATGAGGCGGTAATAGCTACCTATGCGCTCACTTATGGTGTCGAAGCGGTGCGGGAAATTCTGGACGAATTGCACGAGTTGATCGAACAGGGGCTGTTATTTTCCTCTGAGCTGGAGGTACCGCCAACCTTTAGCGAAAAACCGATTGTTAAATCGCTGTGCCTTCATGTGGCCCATGACTGCAACCTGCGCTGTACCTACTGCTTTGCCGGCACCGGCGATTTTGGCCACGGCCGCAGCCTGATGCCCAAGGAGATCGGCGAACGGGCGGTAGACTTTATCATTGAGCACAGCGGCCCGCGCCGTCACTGTGAAATCGACTTTTTTGGCGGTGAACCGCTGCTGAATATGGAAACGGTCAGACATGTGGTGGACTATGTCCGCCGCCGCGAACAAGAGACCGGCAAGATTTTCAAGCTTACACTGACTACGAACGGAGTACTCTTGCGGGATGAGATCATTCAGTACCTGAACGACAATAATATCAGCCTGGTGCTGAGTCTGGACGGCCGGCGTGAGGTACACGACAGGATGCGTCCTTTTGCCGGCGGCCGGGGAAGCTTTGAGCCGGTGCTTAATAATGTACGCCGGGCTATTGAATCCCGCAACGGGGAAAACTATTTTCTCCGGGGAACCTTTACGGCCAACAATCTGGACTTTGCCGCCGATGTGCTGGCTATGGCCGACATGGGCTTTGATCAGTTGTCGGTCGAACCGGTAGTTGGCAAGGATGTCGATTATGCGTTGACTGAGGAGCATCTGCCGGTGCTGTTTGAACAGTATGAACTGCTGGCGGAGGAATATATCCGCCGTATGCTGGACGGTAAGGGCTTTAACTTCTTTCACTTCAACATGGATATCCATCATGGGCCCTGTGTGGCCAAACGGCTCTCCGGCTGCGGCGCCGGCCACGAATACTTCGCGGTAACTCCCGACGGGGATTTGTACCCCTGTCATCAGTTTGTCGGCCGCGAGGATTATCTGCTGGGCAACGTATTTGACGGCGTGCAGAACAAGGAACTGCCGGACCAGTTCCGCCAGATGCATGTGCTGAACAAAGAGGCCTGCCGTAATTGCTGGGCCAGATTTTACTGCAGTGGCGGCTGTCATGCCAAT
- the scfA gene encoding six-cysteine ranthipeptide SCIFF: MAKHIFTANTASLKNTVHTGGCGECQTSCQSACKTSCTVGNQVCQK; this comes from the coding sequence ATGGCTAAACATATTTTTACCGCGAATACAGCTTCTTTAAAAAATACCGTACATACCGGTGGCTGTGGAGAATGTCAGACTTCCTGCCAGTCCGCTTGCAAAACGTCCTGCACGGTTGGCAATCAGGTCTGCCAGAAATAA
- a CDS encoding copper amine oxidase, whose translation MKRFTKIAQIVAMSIMLTGGSAIALAAGQTVSLPLDPLGQPEWQVMASGYGGKLLLSDSPEMVPADGITYQDVVQGNARLFFHHVNDTKIDKRIAVVFRNQGDQPAKITVYQKGISGPGYNYLDIGKSVQTQYMKGLDIQNLTVPAHGQVSLVDTVVKPNMLLNGMFDFTSDQPVLVSVMMLPKDMSIKRFLSRANVLPADQYRLRGTFDGRDRLFIPGKVYDAATDGPVVLTLADNKIDQYLWGIDATDGSRVQNYGNYGVVYKLFLPSEHADKLSVYLNPRGGEYAGAMGVKYRHVTESPVNTPADRLWIGGRTEDGQASYVGTYDVGQSLWLTFSPPGASNLPVKLLIVPEQETSTAK comes from the coding sequence GTGAAGAGATTTACCAAAATAGCCCAAATTGTGGCAATGAGTATAATGTTGACAGGTGGATCGGCCATAGCGCTAGCCGCCGGCCAAACGGTCAGTTTGCCCCTGGACCCGCTGGGACAGCCGGAGTGGCAGGTTATGGCCTCCGGTTACGGCGGCAAGCTGCTCTTATCCGATAGTCCGGAAATGGTGCCGGCCGACGGCATTACATATCAGGATGTGGTTCAGGGCAATGCCCGTCTGTTTTTTCACCATGTTAATGACACCAAAATAGATAAACGGATTGCCGTGGTATTTAGAAATCAGGGCGATCAGCCGGCTAAAATCACCGTATATCAAAAAGGTATCAGCGGTCCCGGCTATAATTATCTGGATATCGGCAAGTCGGTGCAGACCCAGTATATGAAAGGGCTGGACATTCAGAATCTGACGGTGCCGGCTCACGGCCAGGTCAGCCTGGTAGATACGGTGGTAAAGCCTAATATGCTGTTAAACGGCATGTTTGATTTTACTTCCGACCAGCCGGTGCTGGTTAGCGTGATGATGCTGCCGAAGGATATGAGTATTAAACGCTTCCTTTCCCGGGCCAACGTGCTGCCGGCCGACCAATACCGGCTGCGGGGTACCTTTGATGGCCGGGACCGTCTGTTTATTCCCGGCAAAGTGTATGATGCGGCGACCGACGGACCGGTGGTTCTGACACTGGCCGACAATAAAATTGACCAGTATCTCTGGGGCATTGACGCCACCGATGGCTCACGGGTGCAGAATTACGGCAATTACGGCGTGGTGTATAAGCTGTTTTTGCCGTCGGAACATGCCGATAAGCTTTCGGTGTATCTCAATCCGCGGGGCGGCGAGTATGCCGGCGCTATGGGGGTTAAATACCGTCATGTAACGGAAAGCCCGGTTAATACGCCGGCTGACCGGCTGTGGATCGGCGGTCGCACCGAGGACGGCCAGGCTTCTTATGTGGGAACCTATGACGTGGGGCAGTCGCTATGGCTGACGTTCAGCCCGCCGGGCGCTTCCAATCTGCCGGTTAAGCTGCTGATCGTACCGGAACAGGAAACAAGTACAGCAAAATAA
- a CDS encoding ammonia-forming cytochrome c nitrite reductase subunit c552: MNKPQKFLIAFLTTMVVVFGAVVIRVWALKPPVGFKVAAIPAGEYDPAVWGKSYPLQYKSFQKNLESAPSPTGYGGSVKEQKADRQPEIYTNFKGNPFSKDYTEDRGHPYSLDDLRESKRIGPTSKGACITCKTPQLEAFYNEMGWSYANKPLEELLNRSQHPVSCANCHDPETMNLRVINPAFIEAMARRGYDVTKASQEEMRSFVCGQCHAEYYFAPGTSQVIFPWDKGVTPQEMYQYYAAKPHDFGQDFFQPDSQVPVLKAQHPDFEEWQNGTHGKFGVSCADCHMPYMRENGRKYSSHWMTSPLRTIEDSCFPCHTENRDQLYNQVKATQDNVWQLQHTAGLLVARGHTAIAKAAAMPGVNREELDKSRELLRRAQWYWDFLAASNSMGFHNSVQGLNTLGQSIDLSNQSIDAANRAAGVNTL; this comes from the coding sequence GTGAATAAACCACAAAAGTTTCTCATCGCTTTTTTAACCACCATGGTCGTAGTGTTTGGTGCTGTGGTGATCCGGGTGTGGGCGCTGAAACCGCCGGTCGGCTTTAAAGTAGCAGCTATTCCAGCCGGCGAATATGATCCGGCCGTATGGGGGAAAAGCTATCCGCTCCAGTATAAAAGTTTTCAAAAAAATCTGGAATCCGCTCCTTCTCCCACCGGCTATGGCGGCAGTGTTAAAGAGCAGAAGGCCGACCGGCAGCCGGAAATTTACACCAACTTCAAAGGCAATCCTTTTAGCAAGGACTATACGGAGGACCGGGGGCACCCCTATTCGCTGGACGATCTGCGGGAATCAAAGCGCATTGGACCAACCAGCAAAGGGGCCTGCATTACCTGTAAAACACCGCAGTTGGAGGCTTTTTATAACGAAATGGGCTGGTCTTACGCCAATAAGCCGCTGGAGGAGCTGTTGAACCGGTCGCAGCATCCGGTTAGCTGTGCCAATTGTCATGATCCGGAAACTATGAACCTGCGGGTCATCAATCCGGCCTTTATCGAAGCCATGGCCCGGCGCGGCTATGATGTGACCAAGGCCAGCCAGGAGGAGATGCGCAGTTTTGTCTGCGGTCAGTGCCATGCGGAATATTATTTCGCTCCCGGTACCTCACAGGTTATTTTTCCCTGGGACAAAGGAGTAACACCGCAGGAGATGTATCAATATTATGCGGCAAAACCTCATGACTTTGGCCAGGACTTTTTTCAGCCCGACTCGCAGGTGCCTGTACTAAAAGCGCAGCATCCCGATTTTGAGGAATGGCAGAACGGCACCCACGGCAAGTTCGGCGTATCCTGTGCCGACTGTCACATGCCTTATATGCGGGAAAATGGCAGGAAATACTCATCCCACTGGATGACCAGTCCCCTGAGAACCATTGAGGATTCCTGTTTTCCCTGTCATACGGAAAACCGCGATCAATTGTATAATCAGGTAAAGGCCACCCAGGACAATGTATGGCAGCTACAGCATACGGCAGGCTTGCTGGTGGCCAGGGGACACACCGCCATTGCCAAGGCCGCGGCCATGCCGGGAGTCAACCGGGAGGAACTGGACAAGTCCCGTGAACTGCTACGCCGGGCCCAGTGGTATTGGGACTTTCTGGCCGCCTCGAACAGCATGGGCTTCCATAATTCGGTGCAGGGGTTGAACACGCTGGGACAGTCCATTGATTTGTCCAATCAGTCCATCGATGCCGCAAATCGTGCAGCAGGCGTAAATACGTTATAG
- a CDS encoding cytochrome c3 family protein, with the protein MNFQQFPAGDTIRLILFGAAGAVVAVTIAGAGYAWADSPQFCGSCHSMIEPAATWRQSNHKQFTCTECHLPHDSLAEKLVTKMKTGNRDVYHETLRDYPAALILTQEGRYIIDRNCLRCHSSTVENTAMGQGGQDCIKCHRALIHGRNHSVGGMEQ; encoded by the coding sequence TTGAATTTTCAGCAATTCCCTGCCGGCGATACCATCAGACTGATTCTGTTTGGCGCGGCCGGAGCCGTAGTCGCGGTAACCATTGCCGGGGCGGGCTATGCCTGGGCCGATTCACCGCAATTTTGCGGCAGTTGCCATTCGATGATCGAACCGGCGGCTACCTGGCGTCAGTCCAATCACAAACAATTCACCTGTACCGAATGCCATCTCCCCCATGACAGCCTGGCGGAAAAGCTGGTGACCAAAATGAAAACAGGCAACCGCGACGTGTACCACGAAACGCTGCGCGACTATCCGGCAGCCCTGATTCTGACGCAGGAGGGCCGGTATATCATTGACCGGAACTGTTTACGCTGTCACAGTTCGACAGTGGAAAACACAGCTATGGGACAGGGCGGGCAGGACTGTATCAAGTGTCACCGGGCCCTGATCCATGGCCGGAATCACAGTGTGGGAGGGATGGAGCAGTGA
- the ccsB gene encoding c-type cytochrome biogenesis protein CcsB, producing the protein MVWWETQLFILSFAGYFCAGCLYLGNLICLKARLAYRATQVTAAAFLLTTAALVIRTIGSGHLPMANMYEFGMTFVWGTVLLYLYLEHRCQSRALGAFVLPVVFFLTALFAVFYQEGKPLMPALKSGWLTVHVLTAVIAYGALALSFALALMYRWRCRLETDKQAGALQEILPALETLERLANQAIVFAVPFLTLLILTGAVWAEYAWGSYWRWDPKETWSLITWCIYAVYLHGRTVLGWRGKQAMNWAIAGFLAVLFTFVGVNLLLPGLHSYAS; encoded by the coding sequence ATGGTTTGGTGGGAAACACAATTATTTATCCTGTCTTTTGCCGGTTACTTTTGTGCCGGCTGTTTATACCTGGGTAACCTGATCTGTCTTAAGGCCCGACTGGCCTACCGGGCAACACAGGTTACCGCCGCTGCCTTTTTGCTGACAACGGCGGCGCTGGTTATCCGGACAATCGGGAGCGGACATCTGCCGATGGCCAATATGTACGAGTTTGGCATGACTTTTGTCTGGGGCACTGTTCTACTGTATCTATATCTGGAGCACCGCTGCCAAAGCCGTGCGCTGGGCGCTTTTGTCCTGCCGGTGGTGTTTTTTCTGACCGCCTTGTTCGCTGTCTTTTATCAGGAGGGCAAACCGCTGATGCCGGCTTTAAAGAGCGGCTGGCTTACGGTGCACGTTCTGACGGCCGTCATTGCCTACGGTGCGCTGGCGTTATCCTTTGCCCTGGCACTGATGTACCGCTGGCGCTGCCGCCTGGAGACGGACAAGCAGGCCGGCGCCCTGCAGGAAATTCTGCCGGCCCTGGAGACGCTGGAGCGCCTGGCTAATCAGGCCATTGTTTTTGCCGTGCCTTTTCTTACCCTGCTGATTTTGACCGGTGCCGTATGGGCCGAATATGCCTGGGGCTCCTACTGGCGCTGGGACCCTAAGGAAACCTGGTCGCTGATTACCTGGTGTATCTATGCCGTATATCTTCATGGCCGGACCGTACTGGGCTGGCGGGGTAAACAGGCGATGAACTGGGCCATTGCCGGTTTTTTAGCCGTGCTGTTTACCTTTGTCGGCGTAAACCTGCTCCTGCCCGGTCTGCACAGCTATGCTTCCTAA
- a CDS encoding cytochrome c biogenesis protein ResB → MSYRTVMNDRRNWEWKQLWLFMGSMRLGLLLLLLLIGAMAAGTALPAIYRSGWYSGLLGLLCLNLVCCSLRRLPAWRRLIWDGPPAAAPERLEQLPGGYRVSVTASQAEVAERCGYFLRRQNMRLKCQAAGPVRQLCADKGIAGSWGILLAHVSVLLIACGAVWGSWYGYTMTVKLPVGGAYTVTAGQEPFVVRLHQFSTEYYPDGSVSDWISDIGIEAGGREVLRQAVKVNHPLDYHGIRLYQSSYGTAIKTVVADAAGQVVQQAAVAEQELLSLTGSTDMAILPVGYMPDRRHLRDQLPVMGQAKNPYVLYVLYNGGEEQSWGAAALGQPVALGPGSGTVTFTGTVPFSGVQIKHDPGMPLVWLGFALMAAGFFLGLYVRYRCVWLAIEPDQGGSCVRFGGTGGQAEELGKKLHAIIIQGS, encoded by the coding sequence ATGTCATACCGGACGGTGATGAATGATCGGAGAAACTGGGAATGGAAACAGCTCTGGCTGTTTATGGGATCTATGCGGCTGGGACTGCTGCTGCTGTTGCTGTTAATCGGGGCAATGGCTGCCGGCACGGCACTGCCTGCTATTTACCGGAGTGGCTGGTATAGCGGACTGCTGGGACTGTTATGCCTGAATCTGGTATGTTGCAGCCTGCGCCGGCTGCCTGCCTGGCGCAGGCTGATCTGGGACGGGCCGCCGGCGGCAGCGCCGGAGCGGCTGGAGCAGCTGCCGGGCGGCTACCGGGTGTCGGTTACCGCTTCCCAGGCTGAGGTGGCGGAACGGTGTGGGTACTTTCTGCGCCGCCAGAACATGCGGCTGAAATGCCAGGCTGCCGGTCCGGTCAGGCAGCTTTGCGCCGATAAGGGAATTGCCGGCAGCTGGGGTATTCTGCTGGCTCATGTATCGGTGCTGCTCATTGCCTGTGGTGCGGTCTGGGGTAGTTGGTACGGTTATACCATGACCGTCAAGCTGCCGGTCGGCGGTGCTTACACCGTTACGGCCGGCCAGGAGCCTTTTGTTGTGCGGCTCCATCAGTTTTCCACCGAATATTATCCGGACGGTTCGGTTTCCGACTGGATTAGCGATATCGGCATTGAAGCCGGTGGCCGCGAAGTGCTCCGGCAGGCTGTGAAGGTCAATCATCCCCTGGACTATCACGGGATCAGGCTGTACCAGTCCTCTTACGGCACAGCCATCAAAACGGTCGTGGCCGATGCTGCCGGACAAGTGGTGCAACAGGCCGCTGTAGCGGAGCAGGAACTCCTTTCGCTTACCGGCAGTACGGATATGGCCATCCTGCCGGTGGGCTATATGCCGGACCGACGCCACCTTCGGGATCAGCTGCCGGTCATGGGGCAGGCAAAGAACCCTTATGTGCTGTATGTCCTCTATAACGGAGGAGAGGAGCAGTCCTGGGGCGCGGCGGCTTTGGGACAGCCGGTTGCGCTGGGGCCGGGGAGCGGTACGGTAACCTTTACCGGCACCGTGCCCTTTTCGGGAGTGCAGATTAAGCATGATCCCGGCATGCCGCTGGTTTGGCTGGGCTTTGCGCTAATGGCGGCCGGTTTTTTTCTGGGGCTCTATGTCCGTTACCGTTGTGTATGGCTGGCCATTGAGCCGGATCAGGGCGGCAGTTGCGTACGGTTTGGCGGGACAGGCGGGCAAGCGGAAGAGCTGGGTAAAAAACTGCATGCTATAATTATACAAGGGAGTTGA
- a CDS encoding polysaccharide deacetylase family protein gives MKRTNKLAIWAAALVVAGLVWLLYPAQGTLILEYHKICEDTSPYAVAPAEFDKQLQYLADEGYTTISMKEYAAAAAGQGVLPAKPVVITFDDGYDNNYTEALPLLERHGMKGTVFVVSGYVEQYPGYLSWPQILEMQRRGMEIGSHTANHVQLDTLSPDEQRKEITESKAVLEQHIGRPVEFLAYPFGGYTAETEKLLKEAGYAGACTGEAGLNRGGDKPYALKRVYIPNSRWGLWEFKLRLWRAIVFTKLGL, from the coding sequence ATGAAACGCACAAATAAACTGGCTATATGGGCGGCGGCGCTAGTAGTGGCAGGCCTTGTCTGGCTGCTGTATCCTGCCCAGGGGACGCTGATTCTGGAATACCATAAAATCTGTGAGGATACTTCGCCCTATGCGGTAGCGCCGGCTGAATTTGATAAACAGCTTCAATACCTGGCCGATGAAGGTTATACGACCATATCGATGAAAGAATATGCCGCCGCTGCGGCCGGCCAGGGAGTTTTGCCGGCCAAACCGGTGGTTATTACCTTTGACGACGGCTATGACAATAACTATACCGAAGCGTTACCCTTACTGGAGCGCCATGGGATGAAAGGCACGGTCTTTGTCGTCAGCGGCTATGTGGAACAGTATCCGGGTTATCTGTCGTGGCCTCAAATCCTGGAGATGCAGCGGCGGGGGATGGAGATCGGCTCCCATACTGCCAACCATGTGCAACTGGATACACTGAGTCCGGATGAACAGCGTAAGGAAATTACTGAGTCTAAGGCGGTACTGGAGCAGCATATCGGCCGGCCGGTGGAGTTTCTTGCCTATCCCTTTGGCGGCTATACGGCAGAAACGGAAAAGCTGCTGAAAGAGGCCGGTTATGCCGGCGCCTGCACGGGAGAAGCCGGTCTGAACCGGGGCGGGGACAAGCCCTATGCGCTCAAACGGGTATACATTCCCAACTCCCGGTGGGGCCTGTGGGAATTCAAACTGCGGCTCTGGCGAGCCATTGTGTTTACCAAACTGGGACTATAA
- the whiA gene encoding DNA-binding protein WhiA, translating to MSSFSSEVKNELARIAGEENCCHIAELASLMRMGGTMLIGGNSNLGITFTTENAAVARKVLTLIKSGFNVKTEVTVTRGRRLKKNNSYLLKVVPSPVVTELLAALGIMRGDNLNVGRDIGLLRKSCCRRAYLRGAFLGGGSVNKPEGDYHLELVTGNLDFAKTLVRLMKNFHLPVRLTERKNDHIVYLKDGDAITSLLRIVGAHNALLAFENVRVVKDMRNQVNRLVNCETANLQKTVNAAVRQVENIRRIDQAIGLAKLPRGLREMAEVRLEHPDATLQELVAIMGGQVGKSGINHRLRKLEEIARECLETGGNHETHK from the coding sequence GTGTCTTCTTTTTCTAGTGAAGTAAAAAACGAGCTGGCCCGGATCGCCGGCGAGGAAAACTGCTGCCACATTGCCGAGCTGGCTTCCCTGATGCGGATGGGCGGCACCATGCTGATTGGCGGCAACAGCAATCTTGGCATTACTTTTACGACCGAAAATGCGGCGGTGGCCCGCAAGGTGTTGACCTTGATCAAAAGCGGCTTTAACGTAAAGACCGAGGTGACGGTTACCCGCGGCCGCCGGCTGAAAAAAAATAATTCCTATCTGCTTAAGGTAGTTCCGTCGCCGGTTGTGACCGAGCTCTTAGCGGCGCTGGGCATTATGCGCGGCGACAATCTCAATGTGGGCCGCGACATCGGCCTGCTGCGTAAATCCTGCTGCCGCCGGGCTTATCTGCGCGGCGCTTTTTTAGGGGGCGGCTCGGTGAATAAGCCGGAGGGCGATTACCACCTGGAGCTGGTTACGGGCAATCTGGACTTTGCCAAAACGCTGGTCCGGCTGATGAAGAATTTCCATCTGCCGGTGCGCCTGACCGAACGGAAGAACGATCATATTGTCTACTTAAAGGACGGCGATGCTATCACTTCGCTGCTGCGAATTGTCGGTGCCCACAATGCCCTGCTGGCCTTTGAAAATGTCCGGGTGGTAAAAGACATGCGTAATCAGGTAAACCGGCTGGTTAACTGTGAAACGGCCAATTTGCAGAAAACCGTCAATGCCGCCGTCCGGCAGGTGGAAAATATTAGGCGTATTGACCAGGCTATCGGTCTGGCCAAACTGCCCCGCGGTTTACGCGAAATGGCCGAAGTCCGCCTGGAGCATCCTGACGCCACCCTGCAGGAGTTGGTGGCGATTATGGGTGGCCAGGTAGGTAAATCGGGCATTAATCACCGGCTGCGGAAGCTGGAAGAGATTGCTAGGGAGTGTTTGGAAACCGGAGGAAATCATGAAACGCACAAATAA
- a CDS encoding gluconeogenesis factor YvcK family protein: protein MHFLKWLYPGMKLKRWLLLFSLGVIAASIGLAIVFNYKYVGTVEEAIFRMVYLTTGKYYYAVTTIAGIAIIALGLTIMTLATRQIIHSVISVLIPDGPDRLVEIIFQKRKLNKGPTITVIGGGTGLSVLLRGIKSVTSNITAIVTVADDGGSSGRLREDLGMIPPGDLRNCLVALADTEPLMEKLFQHRFGGDGSLAGHSFGNLFIAAMTEVLGDVEQALKESSKVLAVRGKVLPASVQTVRLKAEMEDGSIVEGESQIPLAGKKIRRIFINPEDAEPVEGALEALREADAVLLGPGSLYTSVLPNLLVHGIAEALRKTPAVKIYICNVMTQPGETDGYSAADHVRALLDHVGPGVIDYVVVNSQEVAPALREVYASQGAFPVVVDAEAIEAMGIKVLKANIISETNLVRHDPLKLSRAIISMVYKLTVNSERMRLLDYYLIGENIKELKDLDD, encoded by the coding sequence ATGCATTTTTTGAAGTGGTTGTACCCTGGTATGAAATTGAAACGCTGGCTGCTGCTGTTCTCCCTGGGCGTTATTGCGGCGAGCATCGGTTTGGCCATTGTGTTTAACTATAAATATGTGGGTACGGTGGAAGAAGCCATTTTCCGGATGGTGTACCTGACGACGGGAAAATATTACTATGCCGTGACCACTATCGCCGGCATAGCGATTATTGCGCTGGGGCTGACGATTATGACGTTGGCCACGCGTCAGATTATTCATTCGGTCATCAGTGTGCTCATTCCCGACGGCCCTGACCGGCTGGTGGAAATTATCTTTCAGAAACGCAAGCTAAACAAGGGCCCGACCATTACGGTCATCGGCGGCGGCACGGGGTTATCGGTGCTGCTGCGCGGTATTAAAAGCGTGACCAGCAACATTACGGCTATTGTGACCGTCGCTGACGACGGCGGCTCTTCGGGGCGGCTGCGGGAGGATTTGGGGATGATTCCACCGGGTGATTTGCGCAATTGCCTGGTGGCGCTGGCTGATACCGAACCGTTGATGGAAAAACTGTTCCAGCACCGCTTCGGCGGTGACGGCAGTCTGGCGGGACACAGCTTTGGCAATTTGTTCATCGCCGCGATGACCGAAGTACTGGGCGATGTGGAACAGGCCTTAAAGGAGTCGAGTAAGGTTCTGGCCGTGCGCGGCAAGGTGCTGCCCGCCTCGGTGCAGACCGTCCGCTTGAAAGCCGAGATGGAGGACGGCAGTATTGTGGAGGGCGAATCGCAGATTCCGCTGGCCGGCAAGAAAATCAGGCGGATTTTTATCAATCCGGAGGATGCCGAACCGGTAGAGGGGGCACTGGAGGCGTTGCGCGAGGCCGACGCCGTGCTTTTGGGTCCCGGCAGCCTGTATACCAGCGTACTGCCCAATCTCCTGGTTCATGGAATCGCCGAGGCGCTGCGTAAAACGCCGGCGGTTAAAATATACATCTGCAATGTTATGACGCAGCCAGGGGAAACCGACGGATACTCAGCGGCCGATCATGTGCGGGCGTTACTCGACCATGTCGGACCCGGCGTTATTGACTATGTGGTGGTCAATTCCCAGGAAGTGGCGCCGGCCCTGCGGGAAGTTTATGCCAGCCAGGGAGCCTTCCCGGTGGTTGTCGATGCCGAGGCGATCGAGGCGATGGGGATTAAGGTGCTGAAAGCCAACATTATCAGTGAAACCAATTTGGTGCGCCATGACCCGCTGAAACTGTCGCGGGCGATTATTTCCATGGTGTATAAGCTGACCGTCAATTCGGAGCGGATGCGGCTCTTAGATTACTATCTGATCGGGGAAAATATCAAGGAGTTAAAAGATTTGGATGATTAG
- the rapZ gene encoding RNase adapter RapZ gives MQDVRLVIITGMSGAGKTQVVRTMEDIGYFCVDNLPPALIPKFAELCTQSAGQVNKVALVVDIRGREFFGTLIQVLEEMETQGYVYEILFLEASDETLIRRYKESRRRHPMAPHGRISAGIASEREKVESVRGRANHIIDTSVTTTAQLRDKVISLFACECAQERMSITVVSFGFKHGMPLDADMMFDVRFLPNPFYVESLRRKSGTVEMVGEYIWKWPITQQFMEKLSALLEFLVPNYIQEGKNNLVIAIGCTGGMHRSVFVAHKIYENLRSKGYKVNIEHRDVQKNEVEEHNESYAGPPDKDG, from the coding sequence ATGCAAGATGTCCGTTTAGTCATTATTACAGGCATGTCCGGGGCGGGTAAGACACAGGTCGTCCGTACTATGGAAGATATCGGCTATTTTTGTGTGGATAATCTGCCGCCGGCGCTGATCCCCAAGTTTGCCGAACTGTGCACCCAGTCGGCGGGCCAGGTTAATAAAGTGGCGCTGGTAGTGGATATCCGGGGCCGTGAATTTTTCGGCACCCTGATCCAGGTGCTGGAGGAGATGGAAACCCAGGGTTACGTATATGAGATTTTATTTTTGGAGGCTTCTGATGAAACTCTGATCCGCCGCTACAAGGAAAGCCGGCGGCGGCACCCCATGGCACCGCATGGCCGCATCAGCGCCGGCATTGCCAGTGAGCGGGAGAAAGTGGAGTCGGTGCGGGGCCGGGCCAATCATATTATCGATACTTCGGTGACGACGACGGCTCAGCTGCGTGACAAGGTGATTTCGCTGTTTGCCTGCGAGTGTGCTCAGGAGCGGATGTCGATCACCGTAGTGTCCTTCGGCTTTAAGCATGGGATGCCGCTGGATGCCGATATGATGTTTGACGTGCGGTTCCTGCCCAATCCATTCTATGTGGAATCGCTGCGCCGCAAGAGTGGCACGGTGGAAATGGTGGGCGAATATATCTGGAAATGGCCGATTACACAGCAGTTTATGGAAAAACTGTCTGCTTTGCTGGAGTTTCTGGTACCTAACTATATCCAGGAGGGAAAAAATAATCTGGTGATTGCTATTGGCTGTACCGGTGGAATGCACCGTTCGGTGTTTGTGGCCCACAAGATTTATGAAAACCTCCGGAGCAAGGGGTATAAGGTGAATATCGAGCATCGCGATGTGCAGAAGAACGAGGTGGAGGAGCATAATGAGTCATATGCCGGGCCACCTGATAAAGATGGCTGA